The Drosophila bipectinata strain 14024-0381.07 chromosome 2L, DbipHiC1v2, whole genome shotgun sequence genome has a segment encoding these proteins:
- the LOC138925879 gene encoding uncharacterized protein, producing MGCLSEKRPISASSPIQNLNSFVDSQGLMRACGRVTSSELLQYDERHPFILPYDCHLLRLLVQFTHRMTLHCGNQLMIRLIRAKFWIPRGIYLEPTSELTTEKYLAAFARAQQQLLWHFTPPAAAHMGGLWEAGVKSFKTLFYKSTATRKYTFEELATFLAKIEACLNSRPLAPMSENPADLLALTPGHFLVGGPLLDTVEPEIKGDTTSIINRWQHLKALQQQFRLRWKEEYLNELHKRNKWQAPTRDLRVGDMVVIKEDNLPSNEWHFGRVDAVYPGSDGHVRMIDIRTARELVKRPVAKVVLLPLDASAYPQ from the exons atgggctgcttaagcgaaaagcgtccaatatcggcatccagtccgattcaaaatctgaactccttcgtggattcgcaaggccttatgagagcctgcggccgggtcacgtcctctgaGCTTCTCCAATATGACGAACGGCACCCTTTTATCCTTCCGTACGACTGCCATCTGTTACGACTCCTGGTTcaatttacacatcgcatgaCGCTGCActgtggcaatcagctgatgatccgtctgatccgagccaagttctggattccaagg GGCATCTatttagagcctacgtcggaGCTTACGACTGAGAAATAtctggcggctttcgcacg AGCCCAgcagcagcttctctggcatttcacTCCTCCGGCAGCTGCCCACATGGGGGGCCTGTGGGAAGCAGGCgtcaagagcttcaagaccttgttctacaagtcTACCGCCACGCggaaatacacctttgaggagctggctacttttctggcgaagatcgaggcgtgcctgaattcgcggccactcgcgccaatgtccgaaaACCCTGCTGATCTGTTggctcttacacccgggcactttcttgtgggTGGCCCACTTCTCGACACGGTCgagcccgagataaagggggacACAACTTCCATCATTAATCGCTGGCAACACCTCAAGGctcttcagcagcaatttcggCTGCGATGGAAGGAAGAGTACCTCAATGAGCTCCATAAGAGAAACAAGTGGCAagcccctacgagggacctccgcgttggggatatggtcgtcatcaaggaagacaaccttccgtccaatgagtggcATTTCggcagggttgacgcggtgtatcccggctccgatggccatgtccgcatgatcgacatccgcaccgcgCGAGAGCTCGTAAAGCGGCCCGTTGCTAAGGTCGTTCTTCTGCCGTTGGACgcgtccgcctacccacagtaa